CGGTACTGCCAGAACGCGATCAACGCGTACGCGGCGAGCACCATCACCGAGGCGCCGGTGGCCAGACCGTCCAGGCCGTCGGTGAGGTTGACGCCGTTCGTCGCGCCCATCACCACGAAGATGAAGATGATCACCGCGCCGACCTTGCTGACCTCCAGGACGTTGATGTCCCGGATGAAGCTCAGCGTGGTGCTGCCCACCGTCTCGGTGTTGGTCGCCAAGCCCGTCGCGTCGGTCATCGTGCTCGGGAAGTACAGCGCGACCACGCCGAAGACCGCACCGACCAGGATCTGGCCGAGCAGCTTGCCGCGTTTGTTGAGCCCGGCGCTGTTGCGCTTGCGCACCTTGAGGAAGTCGTCGAGGAAACCCACCGCGCCGGAGAAGACCATCAGCCCCAGCAGCACCAACGCGGTGATGGTCGGCTCCACCTGCGCGATCTGCTGGTCCGGCAGGGTGGTCAGGGCCAGGTGCCCGGCCACGTACGCGATCACCGTGGCCAGGATGAAGACCACGCCACCCATCGTGGGCGTGCCCTTCTTGCCCTGGTGCATGGCCGGGCCGTCGGATCGGATCGGCTGGCCGGCCTTGAGTCGGGTGAACACCTTTATCGCGATGGGCGTGCAGAAGAGCGAGACGAGGAAGGCCACGCCGATGGCGACGATGACCGCCCTCATTCGGTGCCACCTTCGGTCGGGACTGCGGGGCTCGCAAGCTCACTCCCCGCGCTCCGCGTGGAGTCCCCACCGGCCTCGGCGCGCAGGGCGTCGGCCACCTCCCACGTCCGGTACCGGGAGCCCTTGACCAGGACGACATCGCCCGGTCGTAGCTCGCTCCGCAGCACCTCGACGGCCGCCGCCTGATCGGTGAGCAGCACCGACTCTCCTCCCCAGTTCGCTACCGCTGTCGCGCCTTCGTGGATCGGCGCCGCCGGCTCACCCACCACGAGCAGCCGGTCCACACCCAGCTCGGCCGCCAGTTGGCCGACCTCGGCGTGGCCGTCGGACTCGAACGGGCCCAGCTCGGCCATGTAACCGAGCACCGCGACGGTACGCCGACCCTGGCCGATGCTGATCAGCGCCCGCACCGCAACCGCCATCGAGGCCGGGTTGGCGTTGTACGAGTCGTCGATGACGGTCACCCCGTCGGGGCGGTCGAAGACGTCCATCCGGCGGGTCGAGACCAGCCCCAACTCGCCGAGGGCCGTGGCCAGTTCGGCCAGCGGCATGCCCAGTTCCCGGGCTACCGCCGCCGCCGCGAGCGTGTTCCAGACCTGGTGACGGCCCGTCAGCCCGAGCCGGACCGGCGCGCGCCCCTCCGGGGTGACCAGGGTGTACGACGGGTGCCCCCGCTCGTCCAGGGTGACGTCCTCGGCGCGCACGTCGGCGTCCGGCGCCTCGCCGTAGCGGACCACCCGGGCCCGGGTGCGGCTCGCCATCGCGTCCACCCGGGGGTCGTCGGCGTTCAGCACGGCCAGCCCGTCCGCCGGCAGCGCCTCGACCAGTTCGCCCTTGGCCAGGGCGATCGCCTCCTGCGAGCCGAACTCGCCGATGTGCGAGGTGCCGACGTTGAGCACCACGGAGATCCGGGGCGGCACCAGCTCACAGAGGTAACGCACGTGCCCGACCCCGCGCGCGCCCTTCTCCATCACCAGGTAGCGGGTGTCCGGCCCGGCCCGCAGGGCGGTGTGCGGGTGCCCCAGCTCGTTGTTGAACGAGCCGGGCGGCGCCACCGTGGCCCCGAGTCGGGCGGTGAGCTGACCGATCAGGTCCTTCGTGGTGGTCTTGCCGGAGGAGCCGGTCACGCCGATCACGGTCAGCCCGGGCAGCCGGTCCACCGCCGCGCGCGCCAGCCGGCCCATCGCGGCCAGGGCGTCGTCGACCAGCACCATCGGCACCCCGGGCACCTCACGGCTGCCGAGCACCGCCACCGCGCCGGCCTGGATCGCCGTCGCCGCGTAGTCGTGCCCGTCGACCTTCTCCCCCGGGAAGGCCACGAAGAGCGAACCGGGCCCCACCTTCCGCGAGTCGAACTCCACGGAACCGGTGACGGTGGCGGCCGGGTCGGCGGCCACCAGCCGCCCGTCGACCGCGGCAGCCACCTCGGCCAGGGTCAGCGCGATCACCGCTGACCCGCCAGGTCCCCGAAGCGGGCCCGCAGCGCGTCGGCCAGCTCGATGGTGTCGTCGAACGGAAACACCTCGCCCGCCACCTCCTGGCCCCGCTCGTGCCCCTTACCGAGCAGCGCGATCACGTCGCCCGGCTCGGCCAGTCGAACCGCCTCGTCGATCGCGGCGCGGCGACCCGCCACCTCGATGATCCGGGCGGCCGTGCCAGCCCGGTACGCCCCGGCGAGCACCTCGGCGCGGATTTCCGCCGGATCCTCGGTACGCGGATTGTCGTCGGTCACCAGCACCACGTTGGCCCCCTCCGCCGCGGCGGCGCCCATCACCGGCCGCTTGCCCCGGTCCCGGTCCCCGCCGGCGCCGATCACGCAGATCAACCGGCCGGCGCTCAGCTCGCGCAACGCGGCCAGCGCTGCCACGATCGCGTCCGACTTGTGCGCGTAGTCGACGATCCCGCGCACCGGCGCGGCGACGTCGACCAGCTCCAGCCGACCCGGTACGCCACCGCAGGCAGCCACGCCCGCCGCCGCGGTCGCCGGGTCCACACCGGCGGCGACCAGCGCGGCGATGGCCAGCAGCGCGTTGGCCACGTTGTGCCGTCCGGGCAGCGCCACCCCGGCGGACAGGACCGCGCCGTTCGGGCCGTGCGCGGTGAACCGCTGGGCGTACCCCTCGCCGCCCACGCCGTCGGCCCACCAGGTCGCGCCCTGGTCACCGGCCGCCGAGTAGGTGACCGTCGCCGGCTTGTGCAGCGGCTGCAGTGCCGGGTCGTCGTGGTTGAGCACCTCGACCGCGCAGCGCCCGTCGAAGAGCTGGGCCTTCGCGGCGAAGTAGTCGTCGCTGTCGGCGTGGAAGTCCAGGTGGTCGGAGCCGAAGTTGGTGTAACCGCCGACGGCGAACCGGACACCGCCCACCCGGCCCATGGCCAGGGCGTGACTGGAAACCTCCATGACCACGGCGGTGACCCCACGCTCGCGGGCGGTGGCCAGCATGGCGTGCAGGTCGGTCGCCTCGGGGGTGGTGCGCACACTGTCGATCACCAGGTCCCCGAGCCGGGTCTCCACGGTGCCGATCAACCCGGTGGTGTGCCCGGCGGCCCGCAGCCCCGACTCGACGAGGTACGCGGTGGAGGTCTTTCCGGCGGTGCCGGTCACCCCGATCATGATGAGATCGGCGGTCGGGTCCCCGTACACGGCCGAGGACAGCTCGCCGAGCACGGCGCGCGGGTCGGGCACCACCAGGGCGGGCAGACCGCTCCCCGCCGCCAGCTCCGCACCCGCGGGGTCGGTCAGCAGGGCCACGGCACCCGCCTCGGCGGCGGCGGCGGCGAACTCCGCGCCGTGCCGACGGGCACCGGGCAGCGCCGCGTAGAGGTCGCCGGGGCGAACCTCCTGGCTGGCGTGGGTGGCCCCGGTGACGACCACCGCGGCGGCATCCGCCGGGAGGTCGACGGCGAGTCGGACGGCGAGATCACCGAGCCGGACTCCGGTCACGGTACGTGGACGTGGATTGCCGGGCACGGCGTCAGACCCTACCCGGTCGTCCGGTTCCGGCCGCACAGCCGCCCCGGTGGTTCGTCGGCACTCACCGATGATGTCCCGCCCTCGCTGCTCAGCGCGGATAGACCACGAACTTGGGGGCCGAACCGCCCGTGGAAGGCGGTACGCGGTAGTGACGCAGAGTGAACTGCATCATGTCCCGGAACGCGGGATTGGCGATCGCCGCGCCCCCGCCGTTCGGCGCGTAGACGAAGACGGCGATCACGTATCGGGGGTTCTCGGCGGGGGCCATCCCGATGAACGAGGACACCTCACCGGGCTGCTTCTTGCCGTTCACCAGCCGCCACCCGGTGCCGGTCTTGCCGGCGACCCGGTAACCGGGGACCGCGGCGGTCAGGCCGGTGGCATGGTCGACGCTGGTGACCGCCTCCAGCATCGTACGGAGGGCCACGGCGTTCTGCGGGCTGAGCACCGACCGGGTCACCGGGGCCGGTGTGGGGGTGCGCTTGCCGTCCGGGCCGATCACCTCCTTGACCAGGTGGGGCTGCACGTACGTGCCGTTGTTGGCGATGGCGGCGTACGCGGCGGCCATCTGCAGTGGGGTGGCGTCGACGCTGTGCCCGATCGGCACCGACCCGTGCGACGACCCGCTCCACTCGTCGGCCGGCAGCAGTCGCCCGCTGGCCTCCCCCGGCATCCCCTCGCCGGTGGGCTTACCCAGCCCGAACCGCTTCTGGTAGTCGATCAGCCGGTCCCGGCCGAGCTGTTCGGCGATGGTGATGGTGCCGACGTTCGACGAGTAGGCGAGCATCCCCGGCACGCTCATTCGCTTGCCGTCGGCCGGGTGCGTGTCGGAGAACCAGGTGTCGCCCATCTTGATGCTGTTGGCGATGGGCAGCGTGGTGTCCGGCGTGATCACGCCCTCCTGCAACGCCGCGCCGTAGGTGATCGCCTTGTGGATCGAGCCGGGGTCGACGACGAAGCTGGTCGCCGCGTCTTCCCGGGCGACCGGGTCGCTGGGCGTTGGCTTCGCCGCGTTGTAGGTGGGATTGCTGGCCTGGGCCAGCACCGCACCGGAGGGAATCTCGATGATCACGGCGACGCCGGTGCCGCCCGGCTGCTGGGCCATGCCGGCGCTGAGGATCTGCTGCGTCCGGAACTGCAGGTCGCGATTGATGGTGAGGGTCAGCGAGCTGCCCGGCTTGGCGGGCGTGGTCCGGCTGTAGCCGCCCGGGATCGGTGCGGCGAGGTCACCGAGGCCAGCCTCGTACACCCGCTTGCCGTCCTGCCCGGCGAGCAGGTCGTCGTAGCGGGCCTCCAACCCCTCCAGCCCGTCCATGTCCTGGCTGGTGAAGCCGATCAGGTTGGCCGCCAGGTCGCCGCCGGGCACGTCACGGCTCTCGTCGCGGTGCACCCCGATGCCGGGCAGCTCCAGCGCCTGCACCCGCTTGGCGGTCGCGATCTCCACCCCCCGGGCCAGGTAGGCGAACGTGGAATCCTTGCCGTTCTCCAGCTTGCGGGGCTTCATCAGCTCGACGAGCTTCGACGCCGGGATGCCGAGCAGCGGAGAGAGCGCCTTGGCGACGCCGGGCGGGTCCTTCACCTCGGTCGGGTCGGCGAAGACGTACCGCGCCTCGACACTACGGGCCAGCGGCGCGCCGGTGCTGTCGTAGATCGCGCCCCGCGGCGCCGGCAGCTCGACCGTGCGGAGGCGGTCGGCGGTGCCGCCACCGGCGTACGCCGGGGCATCGACCGCCTGGAGGAAGATCAGCCGGATCCCGATGCTGACAAAGAGCAGCAGGGCGAGCGCGGTGCCCAGTCGCAGGCGCAGCCGCGAGTCGGCCAGCTTCGGCGGGCGCGGTGGCTTGCGGGACGGCCGGCGGGCCGCAGGGCGGTCGGCGCGGCGCGGCGCGCGCGGTGTGGTCCGGCGGCGCGGCGGCGGCTCGTCGACCCCCGGGCCACGAGGGGTACGCGGCGCGACGGTGCGCACCACGCCTCCGCGTCCGGCGGCCGGAGCGTCGCGTCGGCCGGACCGGGCGGCGGCCCGACCTCCGTCGAGCACCTGCAACGCCGGCCGGAACGGATCGCCGGACCGGGTGCTGCGCGGCGTACGCCGCTGCTCGGCACCCCGCTCCGGGCCGGTGCGCCGCGCTCCTCGCGGACGGTCCGGCCCCTCGGGGTGTACGCCCGGGCGCCGGAGATGCCCCCGATGCCCGACTCGCCGGTGCGCGGCTCCCCGTCCGTGGGGCCGGCGTCACGCGAAGAACCGCGCCGGGACCCCGTGGGGTCCCGGCGCGGCTCGTCCGACCTTGGTGGCACCGGTCAGCCTCCCGCACCCTGGCTCGTCACCGACGGCTGGCCGGTCGCCGGCTGCGGCACGCCGATGGTCTTGCCGTCCGGCAGCCGGATGTAACCCGGCTCGCCGGCATCCACCAGGCCCAGCCGCCGCGCCTCGGCGGTCAGGTTGCCCGGCGCCT
The window above is part of the Micromonospora sp. LH3U1 genome. Proteins encoded here:
- the mraY gene encoding phospho-N-acetylmuramoyl-pentapeptide-transferase, encoding MRAVIVAIGVAFLVSLFCTPIAIKVFTRLKAGQPIRSDGPAMHQGKKGTPTMGGVVFILATVIAYVAGHLALTTLPDQQIAQVEPTITALVLLGLMVFSGAVGFLDDFLKVRKRNSAGLNKRGKLLGQILVGAVFGVVALYFPSTMTDATGLATNTETVGSTTLSFIRDINVLEVSKVGAVIIFIFVVMGATNGVNLTDGLDGLATGASVMVLAAYALIAFWQYRHWCADPSYTQDYCYAVRDPLEIALIAGAAAGACVGFLWWNTSPARIFMGDTGALGLGGLIAGMAMSTRTILLLPIIGGLFVIITMSVVIQIISFKTTGKRVFRMSPLQHHFELAGWSEVNIVVRFWIIAGIGVAIALGLFYSEFLANMT
- a CDS encoding UDP-N-acetylmuramoyl-tripeptide--D-alanyl-D-alanine ligase; its protein translation is MIALTLAEVAAAVDGRLVAADPAATVTGSVEFDSRKVGPGSLFVAFPGEKVDGHDYAATAIQAGAVAVLGSREVPGVPMVLVDDALAAMGRLARAAVDRLPGLTVIGVTGSSGKTTTKDLIGQLTARLGATVAPPGSFNNELGHPHTALRAGPDTRYLVMEKGARGVGHVRYLCELVPPRISVVLNVGTSHIGEFGSQEAIALAKGELVEALPADGLAVLNADDPRVDAMASRTRARVVRYGEAPDADVRAEDVTLDERGHPSYTLVTPEGRAPVRLGLTGRHQVWNTLAAAAVARELGMPLAELATALGELGLVSTRRMDVFDRPDGVTVIDDSYNANPASMAVAVRALISIGQGRRTVAVLGYMAELGPFESDGHAEVGQLAAELGVDRLLVVGEPAAPIHEGATAVANWGGESVLLTDQAAAVEVLRSELRPGDVVLVKGSRYRTWEVADALRAEAGGDSTRSAGSELASPAVPTEGGTE
- a CDS encoding UDP-N-acetylmuramoyl-L-alanyl-D-glutamate--2,6-diaminopimelate ligase, giving the protein MRPEPDDRVGSDAVPGNPRPRTVTGVRLGDLAVRLAVDLPADAAAVVVTGATHASQEVRPGDLYAALPGARRHGAEFAAAAAEAGAVALLTDPAGAELAAGSGLPALVVPDPRAVLGELSSAVYGDPTADLIMIGVTGTAGKTSTAYLVESGLRAAGHTTGLIGTVETRLGDLVIDSVRTTPEATDLHAMLATARERGVTAVVMEVSSHALAMGRVGGVRFAVGGYTNFGSDHLDFHADSDDYFAAKAQLFDGRCAVEVLNHDDPALQPLHKPATVTYSAAGDQGATWWADGVGGEGYAQRFTAHGPNGAVLSAGVALPGRHNVANALLAIAALVAAGVDPATAAAGVAACGGVPGRLELVDVAAPVRGIVDYAHKSDAIVAALAALRELSAGRLICVIGAGGDRDRGKRPVMGAAAAEGANVVLVTDDNPRTEDPAEIRAEVLAGAYRAGTAARIIEVAGRRAAIDEAVRLAEPGDVIALLGKGHERGQEVAGEVFPFDDTIELADALRARFGDLAGQR
- a CDS encoding peptidoglycan D,D-transpeptidase FtsI family protein, with product MVRTVAPRTPRGPGVDEPPPRRRTTPRAPRRADRPAARRPSRKPPRPPKLADSRLRLRLGTALALLLFVSIGIRLIFLQAVDAPAYAGGGTADRLRTVELPAPRGAIYDSTGAPLARSVEARYVFADPTEVKDPPGVAKALSPLLGIPASKLVELMKPRKLENGKDSTFAYLARGVEIATAKRVQALELPGIGVHRDESRDVPGGDLAANLIGFTSQDMDGLEGLEARYDDLLAGQDGKRVYEAGLGDLAAPIPGGYSRTTPAKPGSSLTLTINRDLQFRTQQILSAGMAQQPGGTGVAVIIEIPSGAVLAQASNPTYNAAKPTPSDPVAREDAATSFVVDPGSIHKAITYGAALQEGVITPDTTLPIANSIKMGDTWFSDTHPADGKRMSVPGMLAYSSNVGTITIAEQLGRDRLIDYQKRFGLGKPTGEGMPGEASGRLLPADEWSGSSHGSVPIGHSVDATPLQMAAAYAAIANNGTYVQPHLVKEVIGPDGKRTPTPAPVTRSVLSPQNAVALRTMLEAVTSVDHATGLTAAVPGYRVAGKTGTGWRLVNGKKQPGEVSSFIGMAPAENPRYVIAVFVYAPNGGGAAIANPAFRDMMQFTLRHYRVPPSTGGSAPKFVVYPR